GCCGAGGCCCCCGGAAACCTTCCTGAAAAGGGTCACAGGTCAGGCCCCCAGGTCGGGAGCTCCACAAGTGCCGAGTGAACTTTCTGAGGTCCAGGTGGAGGAGGCTGCTCAATTGGAGGGGGATTTGGTGGCAGAGGGCTCCAGGCGATGTCCCCGTAGACACTCCAGCAAGCGCCACTGCTGGAGTGGGTCTCAGGCAAAGCCCACGGCTCATGAGGAGCGGCAGGGGCTGATCTCACTGGGAAGCACCAGCCTcttcccagccccacctctgggTGCTATGTCTTGGCAGGTTGGAAAGAGCAGGCACTGAATGGAGGTGCTGGGGCTGCCCCAGAGtttccctgcctccccagggAACCAGCACTCCCAAATCCAGGTCAGTGGCTGGGTGGAGGGACAGGGAGCCAAACTCggagggtgggtggggtgggtaaGGGCAGACAGCTGGATGGCACACCTCATGCCCACAGACACTGAGACCTCCTGTGTTGCAAAGGCTAGGGGGCAGGTTCTGGGATTCTGTTTCCAGGACCTCACTTCCAGGGCTCATCTAGGCCTCCTGTGGCTGTATTTCTAGTGTTCCTACAACAGGTGCCTCTGCACCCCTCTCCTTTTTCCATAGCCTCCCTCTTGTCTCTAATGTTACCTATACCCTCCCCAGAGTCCCAGCCACCTAAGGACTTGGACTCCGAGGTTTTCTGCGATTCCTTGGAGCAGCTGGAGCCTGAGCTGGTGAGAGCACCCCCTCAttccctgccttccccaccccactgTGCCCTggctgccctcctcccacccttggATCTGGTGTCTCCTCTCAGCAGGTCTGGACAGAGCAGAAGGCATCCCCTGGAGGAGAGCCTGACCCCAGAAacagctccctgctccctgcagagAAAGGTGAGCCCTCGTGCAACACTTCACCCACTCCTGCCATTCCCTGTGACTCTGGTGCCCCAGGCTTTCCCCTGACTGCCTTCTTGGGGCTGAGGTGAAAGTCCAGCACTGGGCACTTGCCAAACAGCCAGACACCAGCCTGGATGGGCAAAGTCCCTGCCCGGCCTCCCATTTGGGACTGTCAAAGGACAATGGTTTCTGTCCAATCCCCTTCTAGCATTTCCATACGGGCCATGTCCCTTTAAGGGCACTTTCATAAATATTATCTCCTTTATTCCTCTGAGTAAGCAGCCCTGTGAAGGCGAAGCCATTTCCTCCTAACTTTCAGATGacaaaaatgaggctcagagaagcttctgatttgcctaaagtcacacagccaagTGGCACTGCTGGCAGCCCGTTActcagcaacatggatggactttagAGAAATCACATGCATGGATGGTACAAGGGACTGCGCTCCGCTATTTCCACTATTACTTTTCCCCAGAACTGCCCCCGCCTGCCACCACCCTGCCCCTAGCCGAGTTGCCCCGAGTccccttccctgtgtgtctgtgctcCGCAGAGGGCAGCCCGCTGGGGTCCCAGGAATTGGACACGTGGCTGGTGGCGACAGTTCGGGCACTGCAGGAGAGCATGCGAGATGTGCAGGGTAGACTGCAGAACCTGGAGGGCATGCCCCGCCTCCTGGAGCAGGTGAGCCACCCCAACGCCCAGGGCAAGATAGAGGCAGAACTGCAAGGGTCTCTGTCCTGGTGTCCTCCTGGAAGCCACTTACGTCTTTCCTCCTAACTCCCCCCGCTGCCCGCATCCCTGCCTCCTTCAGAGCGTGTGGCTTGTGATGCAGGCAGGCTAGGCAGGGCTGAAGCGCTTCCACCCTGGAAGGGAGAATGGGAAAGgccctcctttcctgctcttaCCTCCGCCTGCCAGAATagacactgagcatggagactaaTTCCAGCAGGTTGGAAGGCTAGGGTGTGCCTGTTCTTGGCCCTGGAGCCAGGGGTCCCTGTGGCCAGATTTAGGGTTTGCTCCCAAATGATTCAGGACTTGCATCCCTCAcacccttccctctcctgctAGATCTGCTTGGCCCTTACACCTGCTCCTGAGCTCTTGCAGAATCAATCACTGCCGCCATTCTGGGAGCCCCAGCTGAGCAGCAAACGGGTACTCCCCTTATCTCGTTTAATCCGCACAACCCTGGgaactagttttgttttttttatttcctgcttacagaagaggaaaccaagtCTCTGAGACTGGGTAACTCACCTGAGGGCACACAGCCCGGAGGAACTTCACAGAGCTGCTGTGAGGCTTAGATGAGGTAGTGCCCACCACACAGGGAAGCCTTCTCCAACGGGCTTCGTTGTTACTGTTACTATTATGATTAGTTCCCTGGATGGAGCTGAGAACGGCCTCAGGTCTGTCTCCCTCCAAAGTTGGGGCTCCCCATTGACGGAGAAGGTCCATTCTTGAGAAgcttggggaggtggggggcaggaagcGGCTGAATTGCTGGACAAGGGGGATCACGTGGGTGACCCCGAACCCCCTTGACACTGTGGGTGTCAGCCAAGGTGGCAGGAATTCCCAGACCCACCTTTCAACGCCACCCCCAAggctttatttattgattttacttttaatgcATATGCTGAAGATTTTAAAGATTTCCACCCCAAAACAGCTGGTTTTCCATCTCTAAAAATAAGAACACTCCACTACCTAGCCCAAACGACATTTTAGCACACGCTTCATAGCTCACGTCCCCAGTCCAAAGTGAAATCTCCCCAGCTGTCCCGAAATTGCCTTTTCCAGCTGCTCTGTCCAGTTCAGACACACGTGCTGCGTTTGGCTTCTCTGTCCTTTAAGACTCCTTTAATCCGCACCAGGGCTTTCTCCTTGCTACCGACTTACGGAGACTGGGCCAGAGGTCCAGTAGACGGCTCCTTTCTGGGTCTCTCTGATTACATCCTCCTGGCTAGTTTCCATGACCAGAGTGTGGCAGATGTGACATTCTTCACATCAGGGGGCAAATATCTGGATGTCCCGCTGGTAATGGTTCTAGCATGGGCGGATGTAGAAGGGGTGACAGTCCGATGTCACTGCTGTTAAGTCATGTTTTCCTCTTGCCAGCCAGGGCATGGCCTGCTCCCCATGACCCCCATTTGCCACGTGATTTTTGACACTTAATGGATAAGCCTTGCCTGGATCagtaatttatttggaaaaagaaatgttgacttttaaaattcttattcctTTAACATTTATGAGGGTGACATTTTTCTGTAGAGTTTCATCTAGGATCTCCCTCAAGCACAGCGCCTTATGGAAAAGCAGAATAAATGCTTCATTCATTGTCTTTAATTACCTGTTTTAAAGTAAGGATTGATTGAACAGCCACCTCAACAGTGACAAATTTCCAACTTTCTCTTTGAGTATCATTATAGGTTAATGGATTTTAAAGATTCAGTATCTCAATCAACTGAAATTATTCTTTGTGATGCTTAGACTGTCTCACAATTTTGGTCAATGGAGATCCTTTCAAGCTGGGTCCTGTGTTCTTATAACATGGCCTCATTAATCTTTAAAagctttcttgttttctggtCCAAAATATCCCACATTCACCTCTACTTTCCCTGCTCGGGACCTGGAATTAGCCCCTTCTCCAAGGAGTGCTGGCTCCTTTTAGCAGAGAATGATTTAGAAGCTAAAATCTGAGCACCATTTGAAATATATGGCCCATCCTTTATAATATTGGGTGTTCAGGCCACACCAAAGGGCCACTGCTTTGTGGCCCAGTAGGAACAGCCTAGAAGCCAGTCTCTCCACCGCGCGGCTCCTACAGCACCTTTGGCACGGGCGGGGGGGCACTGGAGGCCTGTCAGGGATACACTGGGAACCCCAGGAGCCTTTCTCCTTTAGTGGTGCAGATTCAGGGGTAGGGCCTTCCCTGCCTCAGTTCTTACGATCTTAGGGAGGCAGAAGCCCCCACTTAGCTCAGCTCACCAAGCAGGTTCTAAGGAATTGCCGGGTCTGTGCTGAAGCCTGGGCCGGCCCCTGACTCCCTCCCTCTTGGCAGCAGAGGACCCCGCCCAGTGCCCGGCCATGGCCCCTCAGGCTCTCGGGTACCACGctgctcttcttcctcctgtGGCCCTTCATCGTCCAGTGGCTCTTCCGACAGTTTCGGACCCAGAAGAGGTGACTCTCGGTTGAGGGGTCTCTGTAGCCAACTGAGGTGGCTATGAGCTCCCTGTCCTGCTGTGCCCTGAGCCTCCCTAGGGTTTAGGAGAAGAACAGCATTAACTCTGTCCCCCGACCACTCAGTGTTTGGCTTTGCACCGCTCCCTtattggaggtgggggtgggggcgcatTTAAGAGCCCACCTTTCCCCGCGGCCTCACGTGGACACCTTCTCCTCTCCCGCCCAAAGACCCAGGCTCCCCGGTGAGGGTGCAGGAGTGGTGCACGTCCCCGGTTCAGAGTCTGCCGTGACTCGGGGTGGGGCTGCTGGGTCTCGGCCTCcgccctccccactctccccaccctctgGGTCACCTGACTCTTCTCCCACCCCAGCGTCTCCCGGTGGAGGCCCAACTCTTGGGCAAGTTGGGACTTGGGCCGGGGCCTGGAAGAATGATTGGCTGAGAGGCTGCGGGAGGGACGCCAAGAGGCCCGGCcgaactggggggaggggagagagctccGTTTTGCTGGGCTTCCTCCCCctgcacacaacacacactcaGGACGTCTTCACGGAAGATTCACTAACAAATGTTtcactaaataaaataagaccTTGATCTTCTGCCTTCTGGGTCCCCACGGAGTGAGGCGGGAAGCCGGGTCCAGGCGCGCAAGGCACAGGtctcttccccgcccctcccccagtgccCCCGAGGACGGTCCCGAGAGGCCGGCGGAGCTGGAGAAGGGAGCACTGGGACCCTGGGCCCgaaggggatggggtggggcagggccgcCAGGGGAGGGGCGCGGCGCCCACCGCCACCGCGGCCGGGGAGTGGGCCCAGGTCGCGGCCCCGCCCCGTCGGAGGGAGGGGGGCCNNNNNNNNNNNNNNNNNNNNNNNNNNNNNNNNNNNNNNNNNNNNNNNNNNNNNNNNNNNNNNNNNNNNNNNNNNNNNNNNNNNNNNNNNNNNNNNNNNNNCCCGCCCCGTCGGAGGGAGGGGGGCCTGGCGAGCTCGGCGTGGTGTGGCGGGGGAGGAAGCCGGCGCCCGGACCGAAGGGCGGCTGCTCGCTGTCCCAGGCGCGGGCCGCAGGGAAGCGGCCCGGGCCCCGGCCACGGAAGTGCCCACCTCCCGCCTCCCACCTCCTCAGCTGCTCGCTCCCGGTGACCCCGCCCGTGACCTCTGCGCTCGGGCTTTCCcagggaactttctggaaggCCAAGACCCAGTAGGAGCCTagtccccaccctgccctgaggAGTGGGGGCGGGCCATGCGCTGGGAGCC
The genomic region above belongs to Suricata suricatta isolate VVHF042 chromosome 17, meerkat_22Aug2017_6uvM2_HiC, whole genome shotgun sequence and contains:
- the ACBD4 gene encoding acyl-CoA-binding domain-containing protein 4 isoform X5; this translates as MGTEDESPEPDCQKQFQAAVSVIQNLPKNGSYRPSYEEMLRFYSYYKQATMGPCLVPRPGFWDPIGRYKWDAWNSLGKMSREEAMTAYIAEMKLMAQKVIDTVPLGEVAEDMFAYFEPLYQVIPDMPRPPETFLKRVTGWKEQALNGGAGAAPEFPCLPREPALPNPESQPPKDLDSEVFCDSLEQLEPELQVWTEQKASPGGEPDPRNSSLLPAEKEGSPLGSQELDTWLVATVRALQESMRDVQGRLQNLEGMPRLLEQQRTPPSARPWPLRLSGTTLLFFLLWPFIVQWLFRQFRTQKR
- the ACBD4 gene encoding acyl-CoA-binding domain-containing protein 4 isoform X7, translated to MGTEDESPEPDCQKQFQAAVSVIQNLPKNGSYRPSYEEMLRFYSYYKQATMGPCLVPRPGFWDPIGRYKWDAWNSLGKMSREEAMTAYIAEMKLMAQKVIDTVPLGEVAEDMFAYFEPLYQVIPDMPRPPETFLKRVTGWKEQALNGGAGAAPEFPCLPREPALPNPESQPPKDLDSEVFCDSLEQLEPELVWTEQKASPGGEPDPRNSSLLPAEKEGSPLGSQELDTWLVATVRALQESMRDVQGRLQNLEGMPRLLEQRTPPSARPWPLRLSGTTLLFFLLWPFIVQWLFRQFRTQKR
- the ACBD4 gene encoding acyl-CoA-binding domain-containing protein 4 isoform X6 — translated: MGTEDESPEPDCQKQFQAAVSVIQNLPKNGSYRPSYEEMLRFYSYYKQATMGPCLVPRPGFWDPIGRYKWDAWNSLGKMSREEAMTAYIAEMKLMAQKVIDTVPLGEVAEDMFAYFEPLYQVIPDMPRPPETFLKRVTGWKEQALNGGAGAAPEFPCLPREPALPNPESQPPKDLDSEVFCDSLEQLEPELVWTEQKASPGGEPDPRNSSLLPAEKEGSPLGSQELDTWLVATVRALQESMRDVQGRLQNLEGMPRLLEQQRTPPSARPWPLRLSGTTLLFFLLWPFIVQWLFRQFRTQKR
- the ACBD4 gene encoding acyl-CoA-binding domain-containing protein 4 isoform X4, whose translation is MGTEDESPEPDCQKQFQAAVSVIQNLPKNGSYRPSYEEMLRFYSYYKQATMGPCLVPRPGFWDPIGRYKWDAWNSLGKMSREEAMTAYIAEMKLMAQKVIDTVPLGEVAEDMFAYFEPLYQVIPDMPRPPETFLKRVTGWKEQALNGGAGAAPEFPCLPREPALPNPESQPPKDLDSEVFCDSLEQLEPELQVWTEQKASPGGEPDPRNSSLLPAEKEGSPLGSQELDTWLVATVRALQESMRDVQGRLQNLEGMPRLLEQRTPPSARPWPLRLSGTTLLFFLLWPFIVQWLFRQFRTQKSVSRWRPNSWASWDLGRGLEE
- the ACBD4 gene encoding acyl-CoA-binding domain-containing protein 4 isoform X8, coding for MGTEDESPEPDCQKQFQAAVSVIQNLPKNGSYRPSYEEMLRFYSYYKQATMGPCLVPRPGFWDPIGRYKWDAWNSLGKMSREEAMTAYIAEMKLMAQKVIDTVPLGEVAEDMFAYFEPLYQVIPDMPRPPETFLKRVTGWKEQALNGGAGAAPEFPCLPREPALPNPESQPPKDLDSEVFCDSLEQLEPELQVWTEQKASPGGEPDPRNSSLLPAEKEGSPLGSQELDTWLVATVRALQESMRDVQGRLQNLEGMPRLLEQKRKPSL
- the ACBD4 gene encoding acyl-CoA-binding domain-containing protein 4 isoform X1 — encoded protein: MGTEDESPEPDCQKQFQAAVSVIQNLPKNGSYRPSYEEMLRFYSYYKQATMGPCLVPRPGFWDPIGRYKWDAWNSLGKMSREEAMTAYIAEMKLMAQKVIDTVPLGEVAEDMFAYFEPLYQVIPDMPRPPETFLKRVTGWKEQALNGGAGAAPEFPCLPREPALPNPESQPPKDLDSEVFCDSLEQLEPELQVWTEQKASPGGEPDPRNSSLLPAEKEGSPLGSQELDTWLVATVRALQESMRDVQGRLQNLEGMPRLLEQICLALTPAPELLQNQSLPPFWEPQLSSKRQRTPPSARPWPLRLSGTTLLFFLLWPFIVQWLFRQFRTQKSVSRWRPNSWASWDLGRGLEE
- the ACBD4 gene encoding acyl-CoA-binding domain-containing protein 4 isoform X3, yielding MGTEDESPEPDCQKQFQAAVSVIQNLPKNGSYRPSYEEMLRFYSYYKQATMGPCLVPRPGFWDPIGRYKWDAWNSLGKMSREEAMTAYIAEMKLMAQKVIDTVPLGEVAEDMFAYFEPLYQVIPDMPRPPETFLKRVTGWKEQALNGGAGAAPEFPCLPREPALPNPESQPPKDLDSEVFCDSLEQLEPELQVWTEQKASPGGEPDPRNSSLLPAEKEGSPLGSQELDTWLVATVRALQESMRDVQGRLQNLEGMPRLLEQQRTPPSARPWPLRLSGTTLLFFLLWPFIVQWLFRQFRTQKSVSRWRPNSWASWDLGRGLEE
- the ACBD4 gene encoding acyl-CoA-binding domain-containing protein 4 isoform X2 — encoded protein: MGTEDESPEPDCQKQFQAAVSVIQNLPKNGSYRPSYEEMLRFYSYYKQATMGPCLVPRPGFWDPIGRYKWDAWNSLGKMSREEAMTAYIAEMKLMAQKVIDTVPLGEVAEDMFAYFEPLYQVIPDMPRPPETFLKRVTGWKEQALNGGAGAAPEFPCLPREPALPNPESQPPKDLDSEVFCDSLEQLEPELVWTEQKASPGGEPDPRNSSLLPAEKEGSPLGSQELDTWLVATVRALQESMRDVQGRLQNLEGMPRLLEQICLALTPAPELLQNQSLPPFWEPQLSSKRQRTPPSARPWPLRLSGTTLLFFLLWPFIVQWLFRQFRTQKSVSRWRPNSWASWDLGRGLEE